The Rickettsiales bacterium genomic sequence AAAGATAAAATGGCCAAACTTTCCGCGATGGCGCATGGCTTGCTCAAAAGCGCTTGAAGAGTCTGAATTTATTACGTAGTAATGCAAGCATCATTCACAAACTCATACTGGATAAAACACTATGAAAATCGGCGTTCCTAAAGAGATTAAAACCCATGAATATCGCGCAGGCCTTGCCCCTGGTTCCGTACGTGAACTCGTGTTGCGCGGTCATAGTGTCGTGGTTGAAACCAATACCGGCGCAGGTATCGGCTTTTCCGATGCCGATTATAAGGCCGCAGGCGCAAGCATTTCTGCCGATGCGGATAGCATTTTCGCCGAGTGCGACATGATCGTTAAAGTGAAAGAACCGCAACCGGTTGAGACAGCAAAATTGCGCGAAGAACAAATTCTTTACACGTTCCTACATCTGGCACCCGACCCAGTACAAACTCAAGGCCTGATCGATTCTAAATGTATCGCTATTGCGTATGAAACCGTCACCGATAACCGCGGCGGGCTTCCGCTATTGGCGCCTATGTCAGAAGTAGCAGGCAAGCTTTCCGTACAAGTCGGTGCACAGTGCTTGGAAAAGCATAGTGGCGGCTCTGGCATCTTGCTTGGCGGCGTACCGGGCGTTGCCCCGGCGAATGTTGTTGTCATTGGCGGCGGTATGTCGGGCACAAGCGCAATGCGCGTAGCTGTCGGCATGGGCGCACAAGTGACCGTACTTGATAGATCTATCAATCGCTTACGTGAGTTAGATGCTGAATTTGGTACGACCGTTCATGCGGTTTATTCTACCGCTGATTCCATCGAATCTTATGTGACACAGGCTGACCTTGTGATTGGTGCTGTTTTGGTACCAGGTGCCGCGTCCCCGAAACTCGTCACGCGCGATATGATTTCAAAAATGAAAAAAGGCGCCGCAATTGTGGATATCGCCGTCGATCAAGGCGGTTGTGTGGAAACCACAAAAGCAACCACCCATGCAGAGCCAACCTTCCTCGTAGACGGTGTGGTGCATTATTGCGTGGCGAACATGCCGGGCGCCGTTCCGCGCACTTCAGCCATCGCACTGAATAATGCAACGCTACCTTTTGCGATCGCATTGGCCGATAAAGGCGCAAAACGCGCGATGCAGGAAGATAAACATCTCCTAAATGGTTTGAATGTCTGCCAGGGAAATATCACGTATGAAGCCGTGTCAGAAGCACTTGGCCACCCGTATGTTTCTGCCGAAGATTGCCTTGCGAAGCTTTAAGCTGAGCAAGCCACTTTCGCTATACACTACAATAGGGCACGACCATTAGTACATCGAGAATTTTAATTCCGATAACCGAGGCCATCACGACCACGAGTGTACGATTCGTACGTGCTGGGGTGCCGTAAAGGAAGTCTATTGCCTTATAGAAGAGGACTTTCGCTTCTTGAGCAGCATTATCAATGGAGTTGTATGTCGTCGTATTCATACACCCATCATAGCATATTAGAGCAGTGAACGCCAGAGAGCCGAGATCGCCAAATCAGCGCGGATGTCTTCGGCCTTTTCTTTGGCCTCATACTGTTCGCCCCATTTTTGCATATTGAAGGTTTCTTCTAGGCGGGAAAGGTCGAATAACTTCGCATCATCTAGCTCATTTTGTATGAAATACCAGCCTAAAAGTAACGAGGTGGATGGCTTCACCACTGCGGCAAGTAGCGCTAAATTCCATTGGTCTAACGTATCGAGTAACTCAACATGCTTAACCTTATTTTCATCGGCCTGCGCGACGGGCATGATGCTATTAGTCACCTCATAGCGGGTGCCGAATTCCACCTGTGCGCGGTTAAGCCAAGGCTGCCACTTGAGACGTTGCTCAGCGGATAAGTCCTCATCCATTGCATGATAGAACATGAGATCCGTTTCGCCATATTCTAGCAACTCGACAATCAACTCATTACGGCGCGGCAGCGCGATATCAATCGCAAGCGAAGCCATACCGGTGAGGGGTAATTTATTCTTATCAATCTTATCGCCAACGGCGTTCCACTCATCCGCAATCAATTGCGCGAGCGCATCATTGGGCAACACGACCTTGTTCTTGGCAGGGGTGTT encodes the following:
- the ald gene encoding alanine dehydrogenase, yielding MKIGVPKEIKTHEYRAGLAPGSVRELVLRGHSVVVETNTGAGIGFSDADYKAAGASISADADSIFAECDMIVKVKEPQPVETAKLREEQILYTFLHLAPDPVQTQGLIDSKCIAIAYETVTDNRGGLPLLAPMSEVAGKLSVQVGAQCLEKHSGGSGILLGGVPGVAPANVVVIGGGMSGTSAMRVAVGMGAQVTVLDRSINRLRELDAEFGTTVHAVYSTADSIESYVTQADLVIGAVLVPGAASPKLVTRDMISKMKKGAAIVDIAVDQGGCVETTKATTHAEPTFLVDGVVHYCVANMPGAVPRTSAIALNNATLPFAIALADKGAKRAMQEDKHLLNGLNVCQGNITYEAVSEALGHPYVSAEDCLAKL
- a CDS encoding ATP12 family protein, whose translation is MKRFFKEAMVENGAVLLDGKGLNTPAKNKVVLPNDALAQLIADEWNAVGDKIDKNKLPLTGMASLAIDIALPRRNELIVELLEYGETDLMFYHAMDEDLSAEQRLKWQPWLNRAQVEFGTRYEVTNSIMPVAQADENKVKHVELLDTLDQWNLALLAAVVKPSTSLLLGWYFIQNELDDAKLFDLSRLEETFNMQKWGEQYEAKEKAEDIRADLAISALWRSLL